Genomic DNA from Elusimicrobiota bacterium:
TTTTGAAGGGCGCGTGGTAGATTAAAACGTAGGCAAAAAGCGCGGTGAGGATGTAGACCATGATATCTCCCATTGTTCCAGTCCCAAATTCAACATCGTACATTTGAGCGATCTCCTGGTAGAGACCATTAATAAGCGTATTGGTCGCAATAAGGAATAGACCCCAGCGGTAAACTGTTTCCAGGTGACTAAGAAAAAGTGGCGATTTGGAGGTCTCGGTACTCCACAGCGTGTGCCTGATGATGTACAGGATCACATAGAAGCCTCCGACCAACCCGGGGATGTAGAGAGCATCATTGAGGTAACCATTCACAAAATTATTTAGGAATCCCCAGTCTAATTTCCAACTGTAGCTTGTTGATAATCTATACATGGCAAAGACGACGATAATGATGGAGCTGGCGAGGGCGGTGAACGTGAATGTCTCAGAGTTCCGAAGGGCGAGCGTCCGCGAGGAGGGACCAACCCCCTTTTTATTTGCTTTTGATTTTATGGACCACCCGACGAGTGAACCGGTGATGAATAGGGCGCCCCAACTCTCGATGAAATCAATCAGTCCCAGGTAGGGTTTTATTCTGTCGCTTCGTCCATCATGCATGAGTCGTTCCAAGTAGCCAAACGCATCCCGATGGAAAGCGGTAGCGATGATATCTTCGAGATCTTCTTTCGATTGAACCGAACCGGCACTGATGTTGATTTCAATTCGAAATTCATTCAAGTGATAACAGAGCCTCCATTTGGTTGATTTGAATAGGTGGTTGGTGACCTGATCAAACAGAGGTTTCTCGAATCTCACAATATTGATGTGCAATCCTCGTTTGACGAGTTCCTGGTACATGGTCTCTGTTAAGTCGAAGTCCTCCAGCAACCGTTTGAGCGCAACCCGCGCGACATGGTCAAAATCAATATCGCTGTATTGAAAAGATATATACAAGGTCGGGCGCTGGACTGTGACTTTAATCGGAGCCGGGTCTCGGTTGGGTTTTTCTTGAGCATCGAGCAGGTCGCCGCTCGGGAGGAATGATGCGATCGCAGCGCCGGCGGCGTACATGAAAAAGGGGCGCCTTGAAAGAGTCGCCAAGTGTTGACGGGTCTGGCTTCCGACGGTTTTCCCTCCGGGTTCCCTTAATGCGTGCTTGTCATGTTCCCAGTGAAAAAGCGAGAGGGTTCCGACGAAAGCGAAACCGAAAGCGAACACAGGGTTGAGGAAGAAGCATAACATGGGAAGGGCGAAATAGGCGATGGTGAGTAGCGCCAGAATTCCTATTTGATTCCAGGATCCGAAGTGGGGGAGACGTTGACCTTTTTTCCACTCGAGGTGTTCTCCCCAAAACAAAACGAAGTTAGACAACTGCAGGACGAGAACGGCGTTATAGACATGGATTGTTTCCCATCCGAAGGGATTCAAGAGCAAGAGATACGGAAGAGCCAATCGCACCGGTTCCCATAGGGCCGCGATGGCCGCTGTTGTTCCTGGCCCATCGACCCATTCCTGTCCGAACCAGGGTTCGAGAGATTTTTCAAGGGGTCGAAAGAGAGCCTTCACCAGAGGAACCACAAATTTTCGCGTGCTCTTGGCGAGGGCGGCGTCGGTGCGAGAGGGAGAGGCTCTTTCCAAAGAGTTAGAAGATTTTTTCCCGAGAGTTTTTCCGATGACCCCTTTCCTTAGTGTCATGGTTGGCATGGAATGGCCCCAGAGGATGTAATTCAATACGTGGAAAGGATAACCCACGAAGAACAGGCCATAGGCAGCGGAACTAAGTTGAAAAACGTAATTTTGAATGTATTCCAGGATGGAATAGAAACTTAAAAAAACGACGGCAGAATAGAGCGGAGCGAACCCACAAAATGACACCACGAGATAGATGCCTAAAACCGCGTTGATTGGAAACAGGATTATTCGTGCAAATCGATAGAGTGGTTTTAAGAAGGAGGGGTTTAATAGGAAAAAGGACTTCGTCGATGGCAAGGAAAATTGGCCACTGTCATACGTTAAATAAGCAATAAAAGCAGTGATGCATAGCCATGCTGTTACCATCCCCCATTTGATTTGCGGAGCGGATGCCGCCCCCGTAAGAACAGAACCCAGCAATGCAATAGGGACAAATAGAGTGAGCGACATGAGATTGGATGAATTTTCCTCCCCGTCATTTTGAAATTTTGGTTTGTAAAAACTCTCCATTCGTTTCAATTTGAGAAAGTTGTTAAACCAAAATACGGAGTAAATAAAGGCTCCGAGCGTTACGGAAATGAAGACAAAATGGAGGAGGATGCTCATGCCTTCCCCATGCCCGAAAATAAAATGGCTTATGAGGCGGGTTGGATATTGAAGAAAAACGGCCAAGTTTTGCATGAATGAGAAACTGGAGAGAGATTGGTAAGAGTGGGCAGAATGAAGATCTTTTGAGATTTCCGATTCCCTTGTCTCGAAAATTCCTCTCGACCAAAGGAACCTGTTTTTTTTGATAACGAGCCGATCGAAAATAAAAGAGGCGATTATTGCGATGAATAGGATCAAGAGGAACCAAAAAGCAAACTCCGGTGACATCCCCGCCTGTGGATTTTTCAAGGCAGGCTCAATTTGGGCCAAGAGGGGGGGGAAATGATCTCCCCATGCATTTTTCGGAGATAGGACGTTGACTGATACTGCTGCGATGGCACCCGCCGCAGAGAGAGCGATGGTCCAACGTTCGGGGCCGAACTGGGTCCAATAAGCGTGTTTGTTACGACCGTGGGTGACGGGTTCCGCTTTGTTGTTCAGTCCAAAGTGGCTGACCGCGGCCTGCATCCATCTTCTCCCTCTCGTTGCTTCAAAAGTCGCCAGCAATTTCCCGCCGGCTCTTTGTGCAATGGCGGGATGGTTTGCGAGGTAAAGCTTTTGTCCCTCGAAGAGTTGGTCGAGGGGGGTTTTTTGTTGGGTGAAGACGCTGAGGGTGGCGGAGCCATTATCGGTTTGAACTTGGGTGATTTTTGGGACGAAGGAAATGATGATTGGCTGTTCGGTTGAGGACCGCTGAAGGACATCTTTGATGCCTTGGGCGTGGAAGCCGCCGGTGACCAAAACGGCGACGTTCACATTTTTATGGGTTATGGCCTGAGATAGGTTGTTGGCGATGGCTTTGTCTCGGAGTTCGGCTTGTTGGTAAAACTGCTCGAAACTTTCCAGGCCAAGGGTCCCCCTCCCTCGACTTTGTCTCAGGGAAGGGAACATTTTTTCCCGTAAAGTTGTCATCTTATATTCCCGCCACTCTTCTGGGGTAAGCGAAAAATCCACCAACTTTCCGGTCAAATAGAGATCGTGTGATATCTTAATGAGAGCACGTTCACCTGCGGTCTGGATTAACTGGGTGTAGATTTTTTCTTCCAAATCTTTCAGGTCCCTCAGCAAATCCTCCGCCTCAATGGTCTCCGCTAGGAGAACGTAGTGAAGGTAGTCATTGATTCTTCTGAACTGGCGGAGTTGAATGCCATTGGATTCGCAGAGGGCGTTGAGGTATTGGTAGAAGTCGGAGTGGTTAATATCGCCTGCGCAGAGCGCAAGGCCGGTTTCCATGAGCTCCGTCGCGGCCGCTTTGTCAAGTTTTTTGAGGAGTTGGGAGAGAAGAAGAGAACGCTCGTGTTCGACCTGAGCGTAGTCGAGAGATCGCTCGAGGCGAAGCGCCTCAAGAAAAGTGGCGATGGAGAAGGGAAGATCTGAGTTGAGGCCTGATTTGAAACCCGCCACATGCTCCGCATAGTCTCCCATTTCGATTTTTCCTTCACGATATGCGTCGACCTTTTGGTCAAATTGCCAAAGCCGTGTGTTGAACATTTTCGCTTTTCTGTTTCGGTATTCGATTTTGAGATTTTGAATTTGCTTGGAATATATTGCTTGGATCTTGGCGCTTTGCCGGTAGGCTTCGACATTGGTGGCGTGGTGGAGAGAATCGTCAATGCCGAGGATTTGGGGGGATGACGGAGACGTCATCAAAGCATGAACCGGTCCCGAAATTTTATTCTCCCGCAAAAGATAGTCCGCCACTTTCTGAACGGAATCCTGGTGCGGATATGTTTGGTACGGCGTGAGGTCAATGGGTTCAAAGGCCCCCTCCAAGGCGACGAGATCGACGGATTTTTTCTGAACGAGGCCCAGGATCGCTGCCCCGATATTCTGTTGGGCTTCTTGGTTCATGTGAATGTCTTGGATGTGAACCACAATTTTTTGAGACGGCTCGGAGGACCCGGGGGTATTGTTGGGGGGGAGTGAAACGTCGCGGATGGATCCGGCTTGGGAGGACAGCGCCAGGAGGACGTTTTTTAACTTCGAGTTAGACGTGCCGTTCCTCAGCCACCGTTCGACTTTTTTCGCGGAGACTCGTGAGGAAATGGCTTTTTGTAAATAGGGGAGCGATGGGAATTTATTTATCGCGTCAGCCGGTAACGAAGCGAGTTCAATTTTCTTTTGCCGTTCTTTCCAAAAGTTGTTTTCTGGCGCGTACGCAAAGAGGCAATTGGTGGCCAGATAAACGGGAATGAGAACGGTGGCAATGAATCTGACGGATTTCATGGAAGGATTTTAACCGGGCCGCCTTAAGTTCTCATTAAGAAGTTGTAATCATTTTGTAAAAAATTAAATTATTAAAATTATTGATAATCAGTTATTTTCATATAGTCCTGGGGGGCGGGGCCGAGGGTGAGACGGATTTTTAGGATTTTTTGTATCGTCGGTCTTCAAAAAAATCCCTGCCTCCGGCGATATCCCTCTAAATAAATGAGGAGCTCAAAAAATATGATCACGACTACCAAACCTTCCCTTGAGGAAGCTTTAAAAACCCATTTTGGGTATGAGGCTTTCCGGCCTCATCAGCGGCTGATTGTTCAATCGGTTTTGGATCGCCGGGACGTTTTGGCGCTTTTGCCGACGGGCGGGGGGAAATCGCTTTGTTTTCAATTGCCGGCCTTGTTGATGGAGGGGATCACGCTCGTGGTGTCTCCACTCATCGCTTTGATGAAGGATCAAGTGGATTCATTAAGCGCCAACGGAATCCCGGCCACGTTTATCAATTCCTCTCTTTCTCCTGAGGAGGTGGGCCGCCGTCTGGTCGCCATTCGTCAAGGCAAGATTCGGTTGGTCTATATGGCGCCTGAGCGGTTGATGCTGCCGGCGTTTTTGGAGGAAGTCCAGAAATGGACGGTGGGGCTCATTGCCATTGATGAAGCTCATTGCATCAGTTGGTGGGGGCATGATTTTAGGCCGGAGTATCGCCAATTGTCCCAGCTCCGGAACATTTTCCCCGGTGTTCCCATCATGGCCTTGACGGCCACCGCCACCGACCGTGTGCGAAAAGACATCATCGAGCAATTGCATTTGCGGCAACCGCGCCAGGAGGTGGCCAGTTTTAATCGTCCGAATTTGACTTATCGGGTGCTTCCCAAAAGAGATGGTTACCGGCAATTGTTGACATTCCTAAAAGATCGACCTCAAGAGAGCGGGATCGTGTATTGCCTCTCGCGGAAAACCTGTGAAGAACTGGCCCGAGACCTTGTCGAGGACGGAATTGCCGCTTTGCCCTATCACGCCGGATTGGAGTCAGCGATCCGAGGCAAAAATCAAGAGAAATTCCTTCGAGACGACGTCCGCGTCGTTTGCGCCACGATCGCCTTCGGAATGGGGGTCCATAAATCCAACGTGAGATTCGTGGTTCATTTCAATCTGCCGCGGAACATTGAAGGCTATTATCAGGAAACGGGCCGGGCGGGCCGGGACGGCCTGGCCAGTGATTGTTTGCTCCTCTATTCCTCGGCAGACGCCGCCAAATTGTCCCGGTTCATCAATGAGAAAACCGATCCGAATGAACGAAAGGTGGCGGCGCGGCAACTGAGTGAGATGATGTCCTTCGCCGAGAGCTCTGTTTGCCGTCGAAAAATTTTGCTCAATTATTTTGGGGAAACCGAAGGCGCTCTCCCCTGCGGAGGTTGTGACAACTGTTTGGAGCCCCGTCAGAATTTTGACGCCACTTTGCCGGCGCAGAAGTTGTTGTCCTGTGTGTATCGCATCAAAGAAAGGAGCGGTTTTTCGGTGGGCCTCACCCACACCGTGGACGTTTTGATGGGCCATGCCACTGAAAAGATTCAAAAATGGGGTCACGCGAGTCTTTCGACCTACGGAATCGGAACTGAGTTTAAAAAACGGGAATGGCTATCGCTTGGGCAGGAAATGATTCGCAAGGAATATCTGGCCCAATCGCAGGACGACTTCAAAACATTAACCATCACCGCCAAGGGGGTGGGAGCCCTGAAACAAAGAGATCCCATCACCTTGACCAAACCGCTCTCGTCCCTGCGGCCCCGTCGTCGCAAAGAGGTGGAGGGTGGATTCGATTCGAATTTGTTTAATTCCCTGAAGGCGTTGCGGAAAGAATTGGCCGATGAACGAAACGTCCCGGCCTACATCATTTTTTCGGATGCCACGCTTCGCCAAATGGCCAGGGAACGGCCCACAACGCTGGAGCAATTTCGTCGGCTCAGTGGCGTCGGTCAACGCAAGTTGGCCGAGTTTGGAGAAATTTTTACTACACATGTCAAAAGGTTTATTCCGTGAATAAGGATCTGATTTCAAAATCTCTTCATAAAATTTTTAACGGGGGTGTTTTCCAGCCGCCGCTTAAAATATTGTTTGTGTGCAAAGGGAATTACTTTCGCAGTCCCACGCTCGAGGCGGTGACTCGACATGAAGTGGAAGGCCGAGGGTGGGAAGCCTGGTTTGACATTAAATCCGCCGGTATTTGGGCACCTCACAGCATGGGGCCCAACGCATGTCCGGACTTAAAAACCGAACTTAAAACACAAGGGATTCGGGTTGCCCTTCAATCACCGCGGGCCCTATTAAAAGAAGAATTAATGAGCGCTCATGTTGTGTTTATGTCCGATTCAACGGTGGGCCGTTTCATCAAAGAAATGAAAGGGCCATTGCTTCCTGAGGAAAGCCCGTTCTGTTGGCATTTCGCAGCACTCGCCCCTGAAAGGTATGGGTCCACTTTGGATATGCCCGATCCCTACTATGGCGACTGTTCCATAAAAGAAATGGTGCGCGATGGTCACCATGTTATTCGGAATGTTTTTTTGCCGCTTCTGGAGAGATACCTTGACCCCTTTTTTCGACGGAAAAATTCTTGTTTGTAACCGTGGGGTTGTGATATGATCCGCCCGCTGTAATCCAGTCTTAGTTTTGCATTAAACCGAAGGAGCCATCCATTGTCGGGCGAATTGCGCCCTCACCGTTTATCACTATGAATAAAATCATTTTGAGTATTTTTTTGTTTTTTTTAACTCTTCCTTGCGCTTATTCGGCTGATTCATTTGAGATGCGTGGCGCCCGATCGATGGGATTGGGCAATTCAGGTGTGGGTTCTCAGATGGGGTTGGACTCAGCACTTTGGAATCCCGCAGGAGTTTATGCTCCTTCCTTTCAAGGGATTTCATTGTCTTACGGCCATCCTGTCGTTTCCGATCAAGATCCGGAAAAACATTTGGGTTCTTTCGGCTTGCTGGAATCTCCTTCCGATCGGCGTTGGGGATGGGGACTTTATGGGGTTCACACTTCAACGGAAGGGTTTCGCAGTCAGCGTGAAATTGGGATTTCATTTGGACGTCCCCTTTGGGAAACTGAAAATGGAGAGCGTCTTTCAGTTGGGGCGTCGTTTGGATATGTTACGGACGAGTTAACCTCAGGACTTCAAAATCAAGAAAAGGACGGGGTTACCGTTGGGGCTGGGTTACAGTGGATTCTCTCTTCAGATTTTTCCATGGGGTTCATTGGCCGGGATTTAAATAAACCCCGGGTATCGGCCGATAGTCCCGAGCGCAGAATGGCGACCTATGGCCTGGGATTAAATTATCAATTTGTTAAACAAACCCGCCTTAGCTTTGATTGGATCAACACCGAATCGGAAGAGAGGGCCGATGTGCGCGGAGGTCTTGAAAGGAGCTTTTGGAATCAAAAAGCCTTCATTCGCGTAGGGTCCAATCGAGATGCCGCCACGGGGGGGCTCGGTTTGGCTTTGGGGAACTTGTCGCTTGATTATGCCTATGTCTATCCGTATCGGAAAAACCAGGACGACCGAATCCATACGATCGGTTTGGCCTATCGATGGGTTCCACCCACACTCAAATCGGTAGAGGAGGACGAGGGGGCGGATGTTGAAGTGACCGACGGGACGAGACGATCTGTTCGACCCAACCGTTTTCTTGAACATGTAGAGGGCCTCAGGCGACGAAGTGAATTGTCTGTCGGGCCCTTGGATGTTCTTCAGATCCGCGTGAAAGACCATCCTGAACTTGAAACAAATGCGGAGGTGGATTCATGGGGATTCGTCCAACTTCCGTTTATTAAGGATTTGAAGGTGGATGGTCTAAAAACCGATCAAATCGAAAAACGTTTAACGAATATTTATCAAGGTTTTGTTTTGAATCCACAGGTAACGGTGGACATCTCTTCTCACGTTAGTCGCGCTGTCTATGTCTTTGGTGAAGTTCATAGGCCGGGGAAATACCCCATGGGCAGTAATAAAGTGACCGTCCGAGATGCCTTGGTTGTGGCGGGGCTCCCCACAGAGAGGGCGGCCCATTGGAGAACCTTTGTTATACGCCAAACCAACACGGGCCCCATATATTATCGGGTGCATGCCAAAAAGCTTTTATACAGAGCGAAGTTGGATAACAACGTGATACTTCAATCGGGTGATGTTGTGTATGTCCCGATGGGCATTCTCGACAGAATTGTAACTTTCATCGGGCGTTTGATTAGTCCCATATTCGGCAGTGTCGATTCCGTTGTTACGGGCGGATATTAAGGAGAATCACAGCAATGGAAACATATATCCCCAGATCTCTTGATGAAATCGCCGAATTGTTCTTCCGCCATAAAAAATATTTTTTTGTTCCTTTTTTTGGAGTGTTGGTTCTTGCCGCTGTCGCATTTCGAATTCTGCCCAAATCCTATGAAGCCGAAGCCATATTGATCACAGATGCCGGTTCGATCGCCAATCCCCTGGAAAGAGAGAGGGAAACACAAGGCACGTTGGTCAATCGCATCAAACAACTGAATTTGATGGTTCTGAGTTTTTCGAATATTAATACCATGTTGACCAATTTGGGATACATAATTCCTGGCGAAGATCAGAAAATGATCGATGCCCAAGTGGTTCGGGTAAAGAAAAAATCTCTCGTCGAAATTCAGCCCAATGGTTTTGTGCTGGTTAAATACGAAGACCCCGTTGCGGAACGTGCTTATCAGATCACAAAAGCCATTGCCGAGGAAATGGTAAAGAAAGATAGAGAGCTTTATGAATCAGAGGCCAGTCACCGTGTTGAGTTCATTCATGAGCAGCTTCGAATCTATAAGGAAAAACTTGAAAGTTCTGAGACCAGTTACCTCACGCGCCAGTTAAACGCAGATCTTAATGAGGCCATTCGCAAACGCGAAGTTTTGATGGGACAAACGGTTCTTGGTCCATCAAAGATTCAAATGGAATTGGCTCAGACCGAAGCGGATTTAAAAAAGCTGCTTGTTGACGCCACGCCTGAGCATCCGATGGTGGGGGAACTTAACAACAAGATAGCTCGTTTACGCAGAGCATTGACCTCCAATATTAATCAGAGTTCAGCCGACGCTTCTATGGACAACCCCGCCTATCAGCAAGCCTATCTCAAGAGATCAGAAGCGGTTAAGGAAATTGACCTGGAAATTGCCGCTATTCGAAAGAAAATTCAATCCCTCCAAAGAACAGGACAAGCCGGTCAATCGGGATCTGAACAGGAATTGGCGGCCAATGCGAGAGACAAAAAAGTGAATGAGGACATTTATCAAGCGCTTCTCATGGGGCTTGCGAATGCCACCATCGCTCAGAAGTTGGGGTCCCGTGGAAAAAAAGACATGTTGGAAATACTTGATCCCCCATTGATGCCCACGGCATTTTCCAAACCCAATCCCTTCATTATCGGCGCTGCCGGTTTTATTTTTGCGATTGTAGCGGGGCTCTTGGTCATATTTCTGAGGGAATATTTTGACAGTTCTTTCCGCACCGTTCGTGACGCCCGTGAATACCTGGAAATCCCTCTTCTGGGGCACATTCCCGTTATTGAAAACACCAAAAAAAACAATGTTGAGAAAACGCCCTCGGGGACGAACGGGCATCAAAATGGGAAGTCAACGGGAATGACGGTTTCGTTTGGGCCCAAAATTGTCGCCTATCATCAGCCTGATTCCAAAGCCTCTGAGCATTTTCGTTTGCTCCGAACCAATCTGGAAAGCTGTCAAGTTGAACATCCATTTACAACTTTGTTGTTGTCGTCTGCTTTAGAAGGAGAAGGAAAATCAACCACCCTGCTCAATTTGGGAGTTTCGTTTGCCTCCGAAACCACGAAGCGTGTGGTGGTGGTGGATGGTGATTTAAGGCGAGGATCTCTTGCGGAAAAAATCGGAACTTCTGCTACCCCCGGGCTTATGGACTATTTGTTGGGGCAGGTTCAATTGGAACAGATACTCCGTCCGACTGGCATTGCCAACTTGTCGGTGGTTACTTCAGGAAAAACCGTCAACAGTCCTTCCAGAGTGTTAACCGGGGATCTTTTAAAGAAATTCGTTGATGAACTTCGTTCTCGGTTTGATTTGATTCTTGTTGACAGTCCCCCCGTTCTTGATTTGTCCGATGTGCCCATCCTGTCAAGTCTGATGGACGGAATATTGTTTGTCGTGCAAGCTGGGAAAACCCGTCGGGAACAAGTGCTGGCCATGAACACCATCATGCATCAATTCAAACGAACCAAAGTTTTGGGGTATGTTCTAACCCAGGTTGAAAGCAAGTTGCCCACCTATTTAAATCCATATTTGCCAACGGGGTATTGATGATGAAATTTAACGTTTTGCGCGTTTTCTTTTTTTCGACTTTTATCTTGAGCTTTTCGCTTGTTTCCTATGGAGGCTCATTCGACGGGCTCGTGGTGTATCCCAATCCCGTTCGCGTTGATCGAGGTCAATCCACCATCACATTTAACGGAGTGCCCGCTCCTGTTCATATAAGAATCTACAACACACGAGGTCAATTGGTATTGGATCTCCATCAAAATTCAGGGACGCAATTTACTTGGAACCTCACGAATGACGCGGGGCAACCCGTGGCTCCGGGGGTTTATATCTATCTGTTGTCGGATGCTGAAAGTAAAACCACCCGTGGAAAATGCGCGGTCGTAAGATGAGAATTCAGACAGTATTTTTAACGGTTATTTTATCTCCTGCTTTAATGTTTGCCGGGGTTGAAACGAGCGTCGGAACGCGTGGATTTCCTTTGCTCTCAACCGAATCTACAGCCCGTATGACGGGGATGGGGCGAGCGCATGGCGCGGTCGCGGATGATGTCCAAGTCGTGTTTACCAATCCGGCAGGTTTGGGTCTGTCGGTTGACTCAGAATTTATTTTAGGGCAACAGGC
This window encodes:
- the recQ gene encoding ATP-dependent DNA helicase RecQ; the encoded protein is MITTTKPSLEEALKTHFGYEAFRPHQRLIVQSVLDRRDVLALLPTGGGKSLCFQLPALLMEGITLVVSPLIALMKDQVDSLSANGIPATFINSSLSPEEVGRRLVAIRQGKIRLVYMAPERLMLPAFLEEVQKWTVGLIAIDEAHCISWWGHDFRPEYRQLSQLRNIFPGVPIMALTATATDRVRKDIIEQLHLRQPRQEVASFNRPNLTYRVLPKRDGYRQLLTFLKDRPQESGIVYCLSRKTCEELARDLVEDGIAALPYHAGLESAIRGKNQEKFLRDDVRVVCATIAFGMGVHKSNVRFVVHFNLPRNIEGYYQETGRAGRDGLASDCLLLYSSADAAKLSRFINEKTDPNERKVAARQLSEMMSFAESSVCRRKILLNYFGETEGALPCGGCDNCLEPRQNFDATLPAQKLLSCVYRIKERSGFSVGLTHTVDVLMGHATEKIQKWGHASLSTYGIGTEFKKREWLSLGQEMIRKEYLAQSQDDFKTLTITAKGVGALKQRDPITLTKPLSSLRPRRRKEVEGGFDSNLFNSLKALRKELADERNVPAYIIFSDATLRQMARERPTTLEQFRRLSGVGQRKLAEFGEIFTTHVKRFIP